A genomic stretch from Pseudomonadota bacterium includes:
- a CDS encoding purine/pyrimidine permease, protein MKRRMWLDTFLPPFVETEREKPRDMLYIAQETPPPSTILMAGIQHTLVALMLVVYLVIVGQDIGLAGGQLRGFISLGVVVMGIGTLLNSLTTRVSAGHLLVHIPSPITMTVFILVVMTFGLSAAAGGMLVAGFIVFFMGRFLPRLQVLFPPEVTGVLLVLLGVCLLPGGVRRFIGLEEGVTFFNMGSVLIALCTLGTITAISVWSSGRVRVFALIIGVAIGLLAAVLTGHFGTAELTAVAGQPLFAMPFSDYRPPVPTWVPGAIIPLALTLIISAVDEVGCGVMVDRMNNNQWRRPDLPMIGRLLNIMGICNVLSGLTGTLTTGSSSANLGLAHATGVAARRVGTAAGLMLIAIACLPKISLFITLLPRAVIGAILVYTAAYMMVSGTELILSRLLNSRRRATVGLSLAAGMAVLMVPELTATMPLEIKPILGSGLVVGVVSAIVLNLIFRIGVSRRGEILLDGQRPTLQAARFLEERGADWGARRDVIGHAGIAVGEALETLQGAGLLQGSARLMAVFDEYKLIVTLDYPGRGIRLAEERAVDLQALLDEEHDDAALDEAMAVVSAGMIRNMADQVECSERKGRGRIRLIFNH, encoded by the coding sequence ATGAAACGAAGAATGTGGCTGGACACCTTCCTGCCTCCCTTTGTTGAAACGGAAAGGGAGAAGCCCCGCGATATGCTCTATATCGCCCAGGAGACGCCTCCTCCTTCCACAATCCTGATGGCCGGCATCCAGCACACACTTGTGGCGCTCATGCTGGTAGTCTACCTGGTAATCGTGGGTCAGGATATAGGGCTTGCGGGTGGTCAACTGAGAGGATTCATATCACTGGGCGTTGTGGTCATGGGCATCGGTACCCTGCTGAACAGTCTAACCACCCGGGTCAGCGCCGGCCACTTGCTGGTCCATATACCCAGTCCCATCACGATGACGGTTTTCATTCTCGTTGTGATGACGTTCGGGTTGAGTGCCGCAGCCGGAGGTATGCTGGTGGCGGGCTTCATTGTCTTCTTCATGGGTCGTTTCCTGCCCCGTTTGCAGGTCCTGTTTCCACCCGAGGTCACCGGAGTTCTGCTGGTACTTTTAGGGGTGTGTCTGCTGCCCGGGGGTGTGCGGCGGTTTATCGGCCTGGAGGAAGGGGTCACCTTCTTCAACATGGGTTCCGTACTCATCGCCCTGTGCACTCTGGGAACTATCACAGCTATTTCCGTCTGGTCTTCGGGACGTGTCCGTGTATTCGCTCTGATCATCGGCGTCGCTATCGGCCTGTTGGCGGCGGTTCTGACCGGCCACTTCGGTACCGCCGAACTAACTGCCGTGGCCGGACAACCCTTATTCGCCATGCCTTTCAGCGATTACAGGCCGCCGGTTCCCACATGGGTTCCGGGTGCGATCATCCCTCTGGCGTTGACACTGATCATCAGCGCCGTGGACGAAGTCGGCTGCGGGGTAATGGTGGACAGGATGAACAATAACCAATGGCGGCGGCCTGATCTGCCCATGATCGGCCGGCTGCTGAACATTATGGGCATTTGTAATGTTTTAAGCGGACTGACAGGAACGCTGACAACTGGCAGTTCATCGGCCAACCTGGGACTCGCGCATGCAACAGGCGTGGCGGCCAGACGGGTGGGGACTGCGGCGGGTCTGATGCTCATCGCGATCGCATGTCTTCCTAAGATCAGCCTGTTCATTACCCTCCTGCCGCGAGCAGTCATCGGAGCAATTCTGGTTTACACCGCCGCCTACATGATGGTCTCCGGAACAGAGTTGATCCTGTCGAGACTGCTCAACAGCCGAAGGCGGGCAACCGTGGGGCTGAGCCTGGCTGCAGGCATGGCGGTGTTGATGGTTCCGGAACTGACCGCAACGATGCCCCTGGAGATTAAACCCATTCTGGGCTCGGGGCTCGTGGTCGGGGTCGTGTCCGCCATCGTTTTGAATCTCATCTTTCGTATCGGTGTGTCCCGGCGCGGAGAGATACTGCTTGACGGGCAGAGACCGACGCTGCAGGCGGCGCGATTCCTGGAGGAACGCGGAGCAGACTGGGGAGCGAGGCGGGACGTCATCGGACATGCCGGCATAGCCGTGGGCGAGGCGCTGGAGACCTTACAAGGGGCTGGATTGCTTCAGGGGTCGGCGCGTTTGATGGCCGTCTTTGACGAGTACAAGCTGATCGTGACCCTTGACTATCCGGGGCGAGGTATTCGCCTGGCCGAAGAGCGTGCCGTCGATTTACAGGCGCTTCTGGATGAGGAGCATGATGACGCGGCGCTGGATGAGGCCATGGCTGTGGTATCGGCAGGTATGATCCGCAACATGGCCGATCAGGTCGAATGCAGCGAGCGAAAGGGCCGGGGCCGCATTCGGCTGATTTTCAACCACTGA
- a CDS encoding nitroreductase family protein, whose amino-acid sequence MIEILRTRRSIRKYEKKGIDKGLADILKEALLRCPSSRGNNPWTFIFVDDRELLHRLSQAKERGSTFLKDAALCIVVCGDETKSDVWVEDCSITSIVVQLTAHSLGLGTCWVQVRNRFYAGEKTSESYIQELLGIPDHLRVECLISMGYPAETKTPVPFEQLEYGKIKYNGYR is encoded by the coding sequence ATGATCGAGATTCTCAGAACCAGGCGCAGCATAAGGAAATATGAGAAAAAAGGGATTGATAAAGGCTTGGCGGATATCCTCAAGGAGGCCCTGCTCCGCTGCCCCTCATCCCGGGGCAACAATCCCTGGACCTTTATATTCGTGGACGATCGTGAGCTGCTCCACCGGCTCTCTCAGGCAAAAGAGCGCGGATCAACTTTCCTTAAAGATGCGGCGCTGTGTATCGTGGTCTGCGGAGATGAAACGAAGTCGGACGTGTGGGTGGAGGATTGCTCCATCACCTCAATTGTTGTACAGCTTACAGCTCATTCATTAGGTCTTGGAACCTGCTGGGTTCAGGTCAGAAACAGGTTTTACGCCGGGGAAAAGACCTCGGAGAGCTATATTCAGGAACTCCTCGGCATACCCGACCACTTGCGAGTAGAGTGCCTGATCAGCATGGGTTATCCCGCGGAAACCAAAACGCCGGTCCCCTTCGAACAACTCGAGTACGGAAAGATAAAATACAACGGCTACCGGTGA
- a CDS encoding class I SAM-dependent methyltransferase, with amino-acid sequence MSDNSTPHRAKEYDEEVRRTIPFYHLFHTETIDLVRTLLPSVSVWLDTGCGTGYLAEQALPLLPKVRFLLADPSPAMLDQARGRLARFPLADIRFLGAVATEELVGVVPETPQVITAIQSHHYGGEEVRRLATAVCYRLLEPGGLYVTFENIQPDTARGINISLDRWLRFQREADRSPQEVEEHRSRFGRNYFPITVAEHLQLLRATGFTVVEILWLSQMQAGFYAIK; translated from the coding sequence ATGAGTGATAATAGCACACCCCACAGAGCAAAGGAGTATGATGAAGAGGTCCGCAGGACGATCCCCTTCTACCACCTGTTTCATACCGAAACCATCGACCTGGTCCGAACGCTTCTGCCAAGCGTATCGGTCTGGCTTGACACCGGCTGTGGCACAGGCTACCTTGCGGAGCAAGCGCTGCCTCTTCTGCCCAAGGTGCGTTTTCTTCTGGCCGATCCCTCTCCGGCGATGCTCGACCAAGCCCGTGGAAGGCTTGCACGCTTTCCGTTAGCAGACATCCGCTTCCTTGGCGCCGTGGCTACGGAGGAACTCGTCGGCGTAGTGCCCGAGACTCCCCAGGTGATTACCGCCATCCAAAGCCACCATTATGGCGGAGAGGAGGTTAGGAGGCTTGCAACCGCTGTATGTTATCGGCTCCTGGAACCGGGAGGCCTCTATGTCACTTTCGAGAACATTCAACCGGACACGGCACGAGGCATCAACATCAGCCTTGATCGCTGGCTCCGTTTCCAGCGTGAGGCGGACCGCTCACCACAGGAGGTGGAGGAGCACCGTTCCCGTTTCGGCAGGAACTATTTCCCGATTACCGTTGCCGAGCACCTGCAGCTTCTACGGGCAACCGGTTTTACCGTTGTCGAGATACTCTGGCTGTCACAGATGCAGGCGGGCTTCTACGCCATTAAATAA
- a CDS encoding replication-associated recombination protein A, translated as MRPKSLDDFTGQEHLLGNGKLLSVLLEKKDVPSMILWGPSGVGKTTIGWIIGKEMGLPFIPLSAVNIGIKEVKEVLQKTRMQKIILFIDEFHRFNKLQQDTFLPHVENGDIILIGATTENPSFEVISPLLSRMKVLTLNPLNNAELIRIVKRALENDAELKNSSLKIDENIIEELVMLANGDARKALNLLEVCHKMVKVAGKGDQVIDRSILREAYQKNIAVYDKKGEMHYDLISALHKSMRGSDPDAALYWLARMVEGGEDPLYIMRRMVRFASEDVGNADPHALTLTVSAMEAFKFIGPPEGYLALAQACIYLSLCEKSNAIYKAYNSVSHDVKNLPEYPVPFHIRNAPTKLMEGLGYGNGYLYPHDYDDALVRQAYMPEQIKDKRYYRPTDRGYEKKLKEFLEKVKKVKGA; from the coding sequence ATGAGGCCAAAATCACTTGATGATTTTACGGGTCAGGAACATCTCCTCGGTAATGGTAAACTTTTAAGTGTTCTCCTTGAAAAAAAGGATGTGCCATCCATGATATTATGGGGGCCAAGTGGTGTTGGAAAAACAACGATTGGATGGATCATCGGCAAGGAAATGGGTCTGCCTTTTATTCCGTTGAGCGCCGTAAACATTGGAATAAAGGAAGTGAAAGAAGTATTACAAAAAACCAGGATGCAGAAAATTATCCTTTTTATTGATGAATTTCACAGGTTTAACAAATTGCAGCAGGATACATTTCTCCCGCACGTGGAAAACGGAGACATTATACTCATAGGCGCCACAACTGAAAATCCCTCTTTCGAAGTCATCTCCCCGCTCCTCTCCAGGATGAAGGTGCTTACGTTGAACCCACTCAATAATGCTGAATTGATCCGGATTGTAAAAAGAGCCCTTGAGAACGATGCGGAACTGAAAAATTCATCATTGAAAATCGATGAGAATATCATAGAAGAATTGGTGATGCTTGCCAATGGCGATGCAAGAAAAGCGCTTAACCTTCTGGAAGTCTGCCATAAGATGGTTAAAGTGGCAGGAAAAGGGGATCAGGTTATTGACCGCAGCATCCTGAGAGAAGCCTACCAGAAAAACATTGCGGTTTATGACAAAAAGGGTGAGATGCATTACGACCTCATCAGCGCCTTGCACAAAAGCATGAGGGGGTCCGATCCTGATGCAGCGCTCTACTGGCTTGCACGCATGGTCGAAGGCGGTGAAGACCCGCTCTACATAATGAGAAGGATGGTAAGATTTGCATCGGAAGATGTGGGCAATGCAGATCCACATGCATTGACCCTTACAGTTTCAGCCATGGAGGCCTTTAAATTTATCGGCCCGCCCGAAGGGTATCTGGCCCTTGCACAAGCCTGTATATACCTCTCGTTATGTGAAAAGAGCAACGCGATCTATAAGGCATATAACTCGGTAAGCCATGATGTGAAGAACCTGCCGGAGTATCCGGTACCCTTTCATATTCGTAATGCTCCCACAAAGCTTATGGAAGGACTGGGTTATGGAAATGGATACCTTTATCCCCATGACTATGATGACGCCCTCGTCAGACAGGCATATATGCCGGAACAGATTAAAGACAAAAGGTATTACCGCCCGACTGACAGAGGTTATGAAAAAAAATTAAAAGAATTCCTGGAAAAAGTCAAAAAGGTGAAAGGAGCGTAG